A window of the candidate division KSB1 bacterium genome harbors these coding sequences:
- a CDS encoding aldehyde ferredoxin oxidoreductase family protein, producing MSMHNRGYANKILTVDLSSGACSVEELEEDIARLYLGGKGLGSYLLYTRMAPKVDALGPDNLLIFATGPLTGTIAPTSSRLCVMAKSPKTGTYMDSYCGGFFGQTLKYAGYDAVVIKGAAKEPKALILDNQSVAIVDASDLWGKNTAETANALRERYGQDVQTAVIGPAGERLATLSGVFCGLRTAGRAGTGAVMGSKKLKGIAVRGTGSVQVANRQEYEEAVWIAHRMLRMSSQVKRMVDFGTPNIVLLVNAAGALPTRNFQYGQFDKAEALAGEVWRKHYWKKDIACEGCPIACSKIAYSPKFDTAIDGPDYETIFALGSNCGVADHEAIIYANYLCDMYGVDTITVGNIIGFVMELYERGMVGKAELDGIEAVWGSGEALVQLTEKIAKGEGIGELVEKGVREISAHFPGSADFAMHVKGLEMPGYLPRAAKGVGLSYAISERGACHLRGSPLVEILGGADPLTPEGKAALFKVNQTDSAVVNCLILCYFVKFGITLKEVWQMVNPCTGLEYASPRELDHVGERIINLARLYNLREGFTAHDDTLPKRCVAEPLPAGPAKGQVVELDRLRAEYYKLMGWDENGVPKAETLRNLGIADMLDLMR from the coding sequence ATGTCCATGCACAATAGAGGCTACGCCAACAAGATTCTCACCGTCGACCTCAGCAGCGGTGCGTGCAGCGTAGAGGAGTTGGAAGAGGACATAGCCCGCCTCTACCTGGGGGGCAAAGGACTTGGCTCCTACCTGCTTTACACCCGCATGGCGCCTAAGGTGGACGCCCTCGGTCCCGACAACCTGCTCATCTTCGCCACGGGTCCGCTGACCGGTACCATCGCGCCCACCTCGAGCCGGCTCTGCGTGATGGCGAAGAGCCCAAAGACCGGCACTTACATGGATTCCTACTGCGGGGGCTTCTTTGGTCAGACCCTGAAGTACGCAGGCTACGACGCCGTGGTCATCAAGGGTGCGGCCAAAGAGCCCAAGGCCCTGATTCTGGATAACCAGTCAGTGGCAATAGTGGACGCATCTGACCTCTGGGGAAAGAACACTGCCGAGACTGCAAACGCCCTGCGCGAACGTTATGGCCAAGACGTGCAGACGGCAGTGATCGGCCCCGCGGGCGAGCGGTTGGCCACTCTTTCGGGCGTGTTTTGCGGCCTGCGCACCGCTGGGCGAGCAGGCACCGGCGCAGTCATGGGCTCCAAGAAGCTCAAGGGGATCGCCGTGCGAGGAACCGGTTCGGTGCAGGTTGCCAACCGCCAGGAGTACGAGGAGGCTGTCTGGATTGCCCACCGCATGCTGCGCATGAGCAGCCAGGTCAAACGAATGGTTGACTTTGGCACCCCGAATATCGTCTTGTTGGTCAACGCCGCCGGCGCCTTGCCCACCCGCAATTTCCAGTATGGCCAATTCGACAAAGCGGAGGCGCTGGCAGGCGAAGTATGGCGCAAGCACTACTGGAAGAAGGACATCGCCTGCGAAGGCTGCCCCATCGCCTGCTCGAAGATCGCCTACTCGCCAAAGTTCGACACCGCCATCGACGGACCCGACTATGAAACGATTTTTGCCTTGGGCAGCAATTGCGGCGTTGCCGACCACGAGGCGATTATCTATGCCAACTACCTGTGCGACATGTACGGCGTCGATACCATCACCGTGGGCAACATCATCGGCTTCGTCATGGAGCTCTACGAGCGGGGCATGGTGGGCAAGGCGGAGCTGGACGGGATCGAGGCGGTGTGGGGCAGTGGCGAGGCCTTGGTGCAATTGACCGAGAAGATTGCCAAGGGCGAAGGGATCGGAGAGCTAGTGGAGAAAGGGGTACGCGAAATCAGCGCGCATTTCCCTGGCAGCGCAGATTTTGCCATGCACGTCAAGGGTTTAGAGATGCCCGGCTATCTGCCTCGTGCCGCCAAAGGGGTCGGCCTGAGCTACGCCATCTCCGAGCGGGGCGCATGCCACTTGCGCGGCTCCCCCTTGGTGGAAATCCTTGGCGGTGCCGACCCGCTGACGCCGGAAGGGAAGGCAGCCTTGTTCAAAGTGAACCAGACCGACAGCGCCGTGGTCAACTGCCTCATCCTTTGCTATTTCGTCAAATTTGGTATCACCCTCAAGGAAGTCTGGCAGATGGTCAATCCCTGCACCGGCCTGGAGTACGCCAGCCCGCGCGAACTGGACCATGTGGGCGAGCGAATCATCAACCTGGCGCGCTTGTACAACCTGCGTGAGGGTTTTACCGCCCACGACGACACTCTGCCCAAGAGGTGCGTGGCGGAGCCACTTCCGGCTGGGCCAGCGAAGGGGCAGGTGGTGGAGCTGGACAGGCTCAGGGCTGAGTACTACAAGCTCATGGGTTGGGACGAGAACGGTGTGCCCAAGGCCGAGACCCTGCGCAACTTGGGCATTGCCGACATGCTGGACTTGATGCGGTGA
- the pckA gene encoding phosphoenolpyruvate carboxykinase (ATP) encodes MKYLEFDTPASKQAKELASDYGLGNHGLTYLDRAYWNLPKAALYEEAIFRNEAHVLDQGPLVVHTGKHTARAAADKFIVREASTEDRIWWGEYNRPLSAAKFHEILARVQAYCQGEELFVQDCYVCADPNYRMPVRIITEKAWQSLFVRNMFLTTTNTEELKHFVPEFTVIAVPGFTVDPRVDGTRTETAIILNFGERLGIIANTLYGGEIKKSVFTLLNFLLTFEDVLPMHCSANVGSKGDVALFFGLSGTGKTTLSADPRRRLIGDDEHGWSAEGVFNFEGGCYAKVIRLSPEHEPQIWAATRRFGTILENVVYDPVSRRMDLDDDMITENTRACYPVEFIPNIVPEGYVRSHPKNVIFLTCDASGVMPPIARLTPEQAQYHFISGYTSKIAGTEIGLGIEPQITFSTCFGAPFMVRHPFAYAEMLKKRLLQHKAQCWLVNTGWVGGRFGVGKRISIRHTRNLLNAALEGKLDQVQYRKDRIFGFEVPMTCPDVPEDVLDPASSWGDKDEYWKKYDALAARFIENFKLFASGCSQEVRAAGPKRLAQV; translated from the coding sequence ATGAAATACCTCGAGTTCGACACACCGGCAAGCAAGCAGGCGAAAGAGCTCGCTTCGGACTATGGGCTCGGCAACCACGGGCTCACCTATCTGGATAGAGCGTACTGGAACCTTCCCAAAGCGGCCTTGTACGAGGAAGCCATATTTCGGAACGAGGCGCATGTCCTCGACCAGGGCCCGCTGGTGGTGCACACCGGTAAGCACACGGCACGCGCCGCAGCGGACAAGTTCATCGTGCGGGAGGCCTCCACGGAGGATCGCATCTGGTGGGGCGAGTACAACCGTCCGCTGAGTGCAGCCAAGTTCCACGAAATCCTTGCCAGAGTGCAGGCCTATTGCCAAGGTGAGGAGCTGTTTGTGCAGGACTGCTACGTGTGCGCCGACCCGAACTACCGGATGCCCGTTCGCATTATCACCGAGAAAGCCTGGCAAAGCCTGTTTGTGCGCAACATGTTCCTGACCACCACGAACACCGAGGAGCTGAAGCATTTTGTCCCCGAGTTCACGGTGATAGCGGTGCCCGGCTTCACGGTGGACCCCCGGGTGGACGGCACGCGTACGGAGACGGCGATCATTCTCAACTTTGGCGAGCGGCTGGGCATCATTGCCAACACCCTGTACGGCGGCGAGATCAAAAAGTCCGTCTTCACCCTCCTCAACTTTCTGCTCACTTTTGAGGACGTGCTGCCCATGCACTGCTCCGCCAACGTGGGGTCGAAGGGCGATGTGGCGCTGTTTTTCGGGCTGAGCGGCACCGGCAAGACGACGCTCTCGGCCGATCCTCGACGGCGCCTGATCGGCGACGATGAACACGGGTGGAGCGCCGAGGGAGTGTTCAACTTCGAGGGCGGCTGCTACGCCAAGGTCATCCGCCTCTCGCCTGAGCATGAGCCACAAATCTGGGCAGCCACCAGGCGCTTCGGCACAATCTTGGAAAACGTGGTCTACGACCCGGTGTCGCGGCGCATGGACCTGGACGACGACATGATTACGGAGAACACCCGGGCATGCTACCCGGTGGAGTTCATCCCCAACATCGTCCCGGAGGGGTATGTGCGCTCCCACCCGAAGAACGTCATCTTCCTCACCTGCGACGCCTCGGGTGTGATGCCGCCCATTGCGCGGCTGACGCCGGAGCAGGCCCAGTACCATTTCATAAGCGGCTACACCTCCAAGATCGCCGGCACGGAGATCGGCCTCGGCATCGAACCGCAAATCACCTTCAGCACCTGTTTCGGCGCGCCGTTCATGGTGCGCCACCCCTTCGCGTACGCCGAGATGCTCAAGAAGCGCCTTTTGCAGCACAAGGCGCAGTGCTGGCTGGTGAACACCGGCTGGGTGGGCGGCCGCTTCGGCGTGGGCAAACGCATCAGCATCCGCCATACGCGCAACCTGCTCAACGCCGCCCTGGAGGGCAAGCTGGACCAGGTTCAGTACCGCAAGGACCGTATCTTCGGCTTCGAGGTGCCGATGACCTGTCCGGATGTGCCGGAGGACGTCCTTGACCCGGCCAGCTCCTGGGGCGACAAGGACGAGTACTGGAAGAAGTACGACGCGCTGGCGGCGCGTTTCATCGAGAACTTTAAGCTCTTCGCCAGCGGCTGTTCCCAGGAGGTCCGCGCCGCCGGTCCCAAGCGCTTGGCTCAGGTGTAG
- a CDS encoding 4Fe-4S binding protein: MVRSPGKTARLNRLFNPKDGRAVCVAADHGWMSDVTPNVMELRRILELVVRGGADGILISFGTAVRHGHLLRGKDSPAMLIRADWMNMPRLGASNVSNVLPVVNFKKMATSRARDALLMGASAITIYYFIGYGDEFEAINIEQAADFAKECRRMGLPLIIEPMAVGGMVTGVNIAEILIASGRIAAEIGADALKIPYTGDVKSFKQLVDQAGVPVLVLGGAKSDVPRDALELVDEALRAGASGTVFGRNVTKAKDPQKMVADIVALVHGGKTIAEILGERRALGQRLKPVPSQCVGCQLCEVACVRAHSPGYGQTRARLRIQFPALGDELSPIRPVVCTLCGQCVDACQTGALTIGPDSRLVLERSLCTQCGACVEACPFDLISTEDGYPVVCDLCEGDPECVKWCKRGAIVLTEWKRRARHVHAQ, translated from the coding sequence ATGGTGCGCTCCCCAGGTAAGACGGCGCGGCTGAACCGCCTGTTCAACCCGAAGGACGGGCGAGCCGTGTGCGTCGCCGCCGACCACGGCTGGATGTCGGATGTCACGCCCAATGTCATGGAGCTGCGGCGCATCTTGGAGCTGGTGGTGCGCGGTGGGGCCGACGGCATTCTCATCAGCTTTGGCACGGCGGTGCGCCATGGCCACCTGCTGCGCGGCAAGGACTCGCCGGCAATGCTCATCCGTGCTGACTGGATGAACATGCCCCGCCTTGGTGCCTCCAATGTCAGCAACGTGTTGCCGGTGGTGAACTTCAAGAAAATGGCCACCTCTCGCGCCCGCGACGCGTTGCTCATGGGCGCCTCGGCCATTACCATCTACTACTTCATCGGCTACGGGGATGAGTTCGAGGCCATCAACATCGAGCAGGCGGCTGACTTTGCCAAGGAGTGCCGCAGGATGGGGCTGCCGCTGATCATTGAACCCATGGCCGTGGGCGGCATGGTCACCGGTGTGAATATTGCCGAGATCCTCATCGCCTCGGGGCGCATCGCTGCGGAAATCGGCGCCGACGCGCTCAAAATCCCCTACACCGGCGACGTGAAGTCATTCAAGCAGTTAGTAGATCAGGCGGGTGTGCCCGTGCTGGTCTTAGGCGGTGCCAAGTCGGACGTGCCGCGCGACGCTTTGGAGCTGGTGGACGAGGCACTGCGCGCCGGCGCCAGCGGCACGGTGTTTGGCCGCAACGTCACCAAGGCCAAGGACCCTCAGAAGATGGTGGCCGACATCGTCGCCTTGGTGCACGGTGGCAAGACCATTGCAGAGATCCTGGGAGAGCGGCGGGCCCTTGGTCAGCGGCTCAAGCCGGTTCCGTCACAGTGCGTGGGCTGCCAACTCTGTGAGGTGGCCTGCGTCCGCGCGCACAGCCCAGGGTACGGCCAGACACGCGCGCGCCTGCGTATCCAGTTTCCTGCACTAGGGGACGAACTCAGCCCTATCCGTCCGGTGGTCTGCACCCTGTGTGGCCAGTGTGTGGATGCCTGCCAGACCGGGGCACTCACCATTGGGCCTGACTCGCGCCTCGTTCTGGAACGGAGCCTGTGCACGCAATGCGGCGCCTGTGTGGAGGCCTGCCCGTTTGACCTGATCTCCACCGAGGATGGCTACCCTGTGGTCTGTGACCTGTGCGAGGGCGACCCTGAGTGCGTAAAATGGTGCAAGCGCGGCGCCATCGTCCTCACGGAGTGGAAGCGGAGAGCGCGACATGTCCATGCACAATAG
- a CDS encoding aldose 1-epimerase family protein, whose amino-acid sequence MELDARSWTRRELEARWGRVENHIGVRRMRLAEGPEAGVEVLWVRTGAGLSYFVNPSRALDIGLTEFYGVPLSWQAVTGEVHPAYFDPRGLEWLRTAPGGLLITCGLTQVGAPCQDGEEELGLHGRVHHLPARQVGVTAEWRGDEYEMTITGLVEQTRIFAENLRLHRTIRSLAGKNRIVIDDCVENAGFTPVPHMILYHFNFGFPLMSEQTVLRFPKGKVVPRDKEVPVAGFDRFDPPTVGYTERVYYHELDGLSAGARELAEVTVSNPRFPVAGREVALSVSLRWERSTLPRLVEWKMPAAGVYALGIEPANCHVEGRVAERQRGTLVMLGPGEAKHYHLEVEVRAEQD is encoded by the coding sequence ATGGAGCTCGACGCGCGCAGCTGGACAAGACGGGAGCTTGAGGCTCGCTGGGGGAGAGTCGAGAACCATATCGGGGTGCGCAGGATGCGCCTTGCCGAAGGACCTGAGGCCGGCGTGGAAGTGCTTTGGGTGCGCACCGGAGCAGGGCTGAGCTACTTCGTGAATCCGTCGCGGGCGCTGGACATCGGGCTGACCGAGTTCTATGGCGTACCGCTGAGCTGGCAAGCGGTGACGGGCGAAGTGCACCCCGCTTACTTCGACCCGCGGGGCTTGGAATGGCTGCGCACCGCGCCGGGCGGATTGCTCATCACCTGTGGCCTGACGCAAGTGGGAGCACCCTGCCAGGATGGCGAAGAAGAGCTTGGCCTCCACGGCCGCGTCCATCACCTCCCGGCCCGGCAGGTGGGGGTAACGGCAGAGTGGCGCGGAGACGAATACGAGATGACGATCACCGGCCTGGTCGAGCAGACGCGCATCTTTGCCGAGAACCTGCGCCTGCATCGGACGATCCGCAGCCTGGCCGGCAAGAACCGCATCGTCATCGACGACTGCGTGGAAAACGCTGGCTTCACCCCAGTGCCCCACATGATCCTCTACCACTTTAACTTCGGCTTCCCTCTGATGTCGGAGCAGACCGTGCTGCGCTTCCCCAAGGGGAAAGTTGTCCCGCGCGACAAGGAAGTCCCCGTGGCGGGCTTTGACCGATTCGATCCGCCCACTGTTGGCTACACCGAGCGTGTTTATTACCACGAACTCGACGGCTTGTCCGCTGGGGCGCGGGAGCTGGCCGAGGTGACTGTGAGCAACCCTCGTTTCCCCGTCGCTGGGCGCGAGGTGGCATTGTCGGTTTCCCTGCGGTGGGAAAGGAGCACGCTTCCTCGCCTTGTGGAGTGGAAGATGCCTGCCGCTGGGGTGTACGCCCTGGGCATTGAGCCTGCCAACTGTCATGTTGAGGGGCGGGTTGCCGAGCGGCAGCGTGGCACGCTGGTCATGCTCGGGCCAGGAGAAGCTAAGCACTACCACTTGGAAGTCGAGGTGCGCGCCGAGCAGGATTGA
- a CDS encoding DUF2892 domain-containing protein, with translation MKKNMGSIDRTVRIFVALVIALLYILNLISGTLAIILGIVAVVFLLTGIVGFCPLYVPLKICTLSKKKREQAAKNS, from the coding sequence ATGAAGAAGAACATGGGCTCCATCGACAGGACCGTGCGCATCTTCGTGGCGCTGGTCATCGCGCTGCTGTACATTCTGAACCTCATCTCGGGCACATTGGCCATCATTCTCGGCATCGTGGCAGTGGTCTTTCTCCTCACCGGCATTGTCGGTTTTTGCCCGCTCTACGTTCCTCTTAAGATTTGCACGCTGAGCAAGAAGAAACGGGAACAGGCCGCCAAGAACAGCTGA
- a CDS encoding glycosyltransferase family 39 protein → MESSRRTTAQNGRSTAVFIGALLALRLAVNLLAAGKYGFHREELLHIDAGKHLAWGFLGKPPGISIAARFGSILGGSLVGYRVAPIVAGLVAAWLAGLLARRLGGGRLAQGLATLAVLLWPVSLRNSAFLAPAAFDLMWWSIAFLVIVRVVQGPNPRWWLPWGLLWGLSLMKCYGAVIVGLATLLGLTATAERALFKKIWPWGAVVLALAIASPHIAWLARHRWALVALRDAVFLPQPGLSAVLRAVGRNMAAMLVVAPLLLLGFYRLLFSRALPSARLLAWGWLFAMASLLLGVRPQLVAPAFLPLVSAGAVMVEQARGWAGAWLRRGSVVFVLVVGLAGVPLSVPILPAEATSAYAGFLHRELGLSAPLTWKDGQVHELPQDFADMLGWESLVATVSLMYHSLPPDIRAGTVVLTSDRGQAGAVNVMGKAYGLPLAVSTDADYFHWGPGALPGETLIGVGMSPGTMALHYDIVETAASVVTKFARQATVHILVCAEPHGNLQELWPLLGQMK, encoded by the coding sequence ATGGAGAGTTCTCGACGAACCACAGCGCAGAACGGGCGCAGCACGGCAGTCTTCATCGGGGCCTTACTTGCCTTGCGCTTAGCCGTCAACCTCCTGGCCGCGGGCAAGTATGGCTTTCACCGCGAGGAGCTCTTGCACATCGACGCGGGGAAACATTTGGCATGGGGCTTCCTTGGCAAGCCGCCCGGCATCAGCATCGCCGCGCGGTTCGGGAGCATCCTCGGGGGCTCGCTGGTGGGCTACCGTGTTGCACCCATCGTCGCAGGGCTGGTGGCCGCCTGGCTGGCCGGCCTGCTGGCCAGGCGTCTGGGCGGTGGCAGGTTAGCCCAAGGGCTGGCGACCCTCGCTGTGCTGCTCTGGCCGGTGTCGCTGCGCAACAGCGCCTTCTTAGCGCCGGCCGCCTTTGACCTTATGTGGTGGTCGATAGCCTTTCTGGTCATCGTGCGCGTGGTGCAGGGGCCCAACCCACGCTGGTGGTTGCCATGGGGCCTGTTGTGGGGCCTGTCCCTGATGAAGTGCTATGGTGCCGTCATCGTGGGCCTGGCGACCCTTCTCGGCTTGACTGCTACTGCGGAGCGGGCCCTGTTCAAGAAGATCTGGCCCTGGGGGGCGGTCGTGCTTGCCTTGGCGATAGCCTCCCCCCACATCGCCTGGCTGGCAAGACACCGATGGGCACTCGTTGCATTGAGGGATGCTGTGTTCCTCCCGCAGCCGGGGCTGTCTGCTGTTCTCCGCGCAGTTGGCCGGAACATGGCGGCGATGCTGGTAGTCGCGCCTTTGCTCTTGTTAGGATTCTACCGTCTGCTGTTCAGCCGTGCCCTACCTTCGGCCCGGCTACTGGCCTGGGGGTGGCTGTTTGCCATGGCGAGTCTGCTCCTGGGAGTGAGGCCGCAGTTGGTGGCGCCGGCGTTCCTCCCGCTTGTTTCAGCAGGGGCGGTGATGGTTGAGCAGGCGCGCGGCTGGGCAGGTGCCTGGTTGCGGCGTGGGAGCGTAGTTTTCGTGCTGGTCGTGGGCTTGGCGGGTGTGCCGTTGAGCGTTCCCATCTTGCCGGCGGAAGCCACCAGCGCCTACGCCGGGTTCCTCCATCGCGAGCTCGGCCTCTCCGCCCCGCTCACCTGGAAGGACGGGCAGGTGCACGAGCTGCCTCAGGACTTTGCGGACATGCTGGGATGGGAGAGCCTGGTCGCAACCGTCAGCCTCATGTATCACAGTCTGCCGCCGGACATCAGGGCCGGGACGGTGGTGCTGACCTCTGACCGTGGGCAGGCCGGAGCAGTGAATGTCATGGGGAAAGCCTATGGGCTACCCTTAGCTGTGAGCACTGACGCCGACTATTTCCACTGGGGCCCGGGCGCGCTGCCTGGCGAAACCCTCATCGGTGTGGGCATGTCGCCAGGAACCATGGCGCTGCATTACGACATCGTCGAGACCGCGGCTTCGGTGGTTACCAAGTTTGCGCGGCAGGCAACCGTGCATATCCTCGTGTGTGCCGAACCCCATGGAAACCTGCAGGAGTTGTGGCCCCTGTTAGGCCAGATGAAGTGA
- a CDS encoding aminotransferase class I/II-fold pyridoxal phosphate-dependent enzyme has product MKIDTKLVLAGEPSPRILGAVTLPTFQSATFQYRGAPGEVLRYGRYNNTPTHEVLQNKLAALENAEAAVVTASGMAAISTTVLALLKSGDHLLAQNCLYGGTLELFAVDLPALGIEVSFVDGNRPDSWRQALRPTTKAIYVEVMTNPLLEVADLQAVVAFARAHGLVAIIDNTFATPVNFRPLDFGFDLSLYSCTKYLNGHSDLVAGAVVGKRELVDAVTTRLKRLGTCLDPHACFLLYRGLKTLALRVRCQNQSALRIATFLAGHPLVRRVYYPGLATHPSHARAAELFDGFGGVLSFELTGGEQAAESFLERLRIAVVAPSLGGVETLVTRPVTTSHRGVPAVERQRLGISDGLIRVSVGIEDVEDLIADFSQAWEGAAT; this is encoded by the coding sequence ATGAAGATAGACACAAAGTTAGTCCTTGCCGGTGAGCCATCTCCACGCATCCTGGGCGCGGTCACCTTGCCCACTTTCCAGTCGGCCACGTTTCAATACCGCGGCGCGCCTGGCGAAGTGCTGCGCTACGGTCGCTACAACAACACGCCCACGCACGAAGTGCTGCAGAATAAGCTGGCGGCGTTAGAGAACGCCGAGGCAGCAGTGGTGACGGCCAGTGGCATGGCCGCCATCAGCACGACGGTGCTCGCCCTCCTCAAGTCCGGCGACCACCTCTTGGCGCAGAATTGCCTCTACGGCGGCACGCTCGAGCTTTTCGCTGTCGACCTCCCCGCTCTGGGGATCGAGGTGAGCTTTGTTGACGGCAATCGCCCCGACTCGTGGCGCCAGGCCCTGCGGCCCACGACAAAGGCGATCTATGTCGAGGTGATGACCAACCCCTTGCTGGAGGTGGCGGACCTGCAAGCGGTGGTGGCCTTTGCGCGCGCACACGGGCTTGTCGCCATCATTGACAACACCTTTGCGACGCCGGTGAACTTTCGGCCACTGGACTTTGGATTCGACCTCAGCTTGTATTCCTGCACGAAATATCTGAACGGGCACTCGGACCTGGTCGCCGGGGCTGTGGTCGGCAAGAGGGAGCTGGTGGACGCAGTGACGACCCGGCTGAAGCGCCTCGGCACCTGCCTGGATCCCCACGCCTGTTTTCTGCTCTATCGTGGGCTAAAGACATTAGCGCTGCGTGTGCGCTGTCAGAATCAATCGGCCCTGCGCATCGCCACTTTCTTGGCTGGGCACCCTCTGGTGAGGCGCGTGTACTACCCCGGTTTGGCAACTCATCCGTCGCACGCCAGGGCCGCCGAGCTATTCGATGGCTTTGGAGGAGTGCTGAGCTTCGAGCTGACCGGGGGCGAGCAGGCCGCTGAATCCTTCTTAGAGAGGCTGCGCATCGCGGTGGTGGCACCCAGCTTGGGCGGCGTGGAGACCCTGGTCACGCGGCCGGTGACCACTTCGCACCGTGGGGTGCCGGCGGTGGAGCGGCAGCGCCTGGGCATCAGCGACGGGCTGATTCGCGTGTCGGTGGGCATCGAAGACGTGGAGGACCTGATCGCCGATTTTTCCCAGGCGTGGGAAGGCGCGGCCACCTGA
- a CDS encoding pyridoxal phosphate-dependent aminotransferase, protein MSLSQVAKTIKASPTLALNEKAAILRDKGEPVIHLGGGEPKSRAPIDAIVAAAAHLNTGEVRYAPADGIPALKKAIIRYTEEHYGRLVAPENVIASGGAKQAIMVALQAILNPQEEVIFPAPYWVSYPDMVRLCQGIPVPVLPEDGTFYPRLQDIEERVGPYTKAVIINSPNNPTGAMYSEEFIAGIVDFCERRNLYLIMDDIYHRLIFDGRKPISCYKYAKDLSENSKLIVVNGVSKQYAMTGFRIGWAVANKKLIEAMTNIQGHQTSGPSVLLQVAAVGALNGLQSCVENLRVTLENNRNVMIDRLRSFEGVKVTKPDGTFYCFADFSAYSKDSTKLSNFLIDKVLVLTVPGVEFGLEGYLRLSFCGSIKDITEGIERMKWALDLNSPNELYIGDRKLVRDWA, encoded by the coding sequence ATGAGTCTCAGCCAAGTTGCCAAGACGATCAAAGCATCGCCCACACTTGCTTTGAACGAAAAGGCGGCCATCTTGCGAGACAAGGGCGAGCCGGTCATCCACTTAGGTGGCGGAGAGCCAAAGAGCAGGGCCCCGATTGATGCCATCGTGGCGGCCGCTGCCCACCTGAACACGGGGGAGGTCCGGTACGCGCCTGCCGATGGCATCCCAGCTCTCAAGAAGGCCATCATCCGCTACACCGAGGAGCATTACGGCCGGCTGGTTGCCCCGGAGAACGTGATCGCCTCCGGTGGCGCCAAGCAGGCGATCATGGTTGCCTTGCAGGCCATACTCAACCCTCAGGAAGAGGTCATCTTTCCAGCCCCTTATTGGGTGAGCTACCCGGACATGGTCCGCCTGTGCCAGGGGATACCGGTGCCGGTGCTGCCGGAGGACGGCACCTTCTATCCGCGCCTGCAGGACATCGAGGAGCGCGTAGGACCCTACACCAAAGCGGTGATCATCAATAGCCCCAACAATCCCACCGGCGCCATGTACTCGGAGGAGTTCATCGCCGGCATTGTCGACTTTTGTGAACGGCGCAACCTCTACCTCATCATGGACGACATCTACCACCGCCTCATCTTCGATGGGCGCAAGCCGATCAGTTGCTACAAATACGCCAAGGACCTCTCGGAGAATTCCAAGCTCATCGTGGTCAACGGCGTGTCCAAGCAGTACGCCATGACCGGCTTCCGCATTGGTTGGGCAGTGGCCAACAAGAAGCTCATCGAGGCAATGACCAATATCCAAGGCCACCAGACCTCTGGCCCCTCGGTGCTGCTGCAAGTTGCGGCCGTGGGGGCGCTGAACGGCCTGCAGTCTTGCGTCGAGAACCTGCGCGTGACCTTGGAAAACAATCGCAACGTCATGATCGACCGCCTGCGCTCTTTCGAGGGTGTGAAGGTAACCAAGCCAGACGGTACTTTCTACTGCTTCGCCGACTTTAGCGCCTACAGCAAGGACTCGACCAAGCTGTCCAATTTCCTCATCGACAAGGTGCTTGTGCTCACCGTGCCAGGAGTGGAGTTTGGGCTCGAGGGGTACTTGCGCCTGAGCTTCTGTGGTTCCATCAAGGACATCACGGAGGGGATCGAGCGCATGAAATGGGCGTTGGACCTCAATTCGCCCAACGAGCTCTACATCGGCGACCGCAAATTGGTGAGGGATTGGGCATGA